The following proteins come from a genomic window of Mauremys mutica isolate MM-2020 ecotype Southern chromosome 7, ASM2049712v1, whole genome shotgun sequence:
- the TMEM151A gene encoding transmembrane protein 151A → MLGEGALPGPPPAGDPHREEQRPLKQSLSSSLWRESHWRCLLLTLLMYGCFGAVAWCHLSTVTRLAFDGAARGTSTVYHASPCSDGYLYIPLAFLAMLYLLYLVECWHRFAQARRQSRASTASVHQLVQHMQQAAPCVWWKAVSYHYIRRTRQVTRYRNGDAYTTTQVYHERVNTHVAESHFDYMAHGVRDVSKELLGLAEHPATRLRFTKCFSFASARAEAAYLAQRARFFGQNEGLDDYLEAREGMRLQDVNFQEQLMVFPEPGHPPWFARRWAFWAASLALLSWPLRVLAGYRTANVHYHVEKLFGTEDGPGSLEPSGYGSPIPRVATVDMTELEWHICSNRQLVPSYSEAVLMDAALAGRAYLRGWQRCRRTLSSNSLPSCSTRALYARLPFSRSRFSLGRSIFRSLSGGGAERQPLGNPPCYHDALYFPVIIMRSGETCPPQGTPGTAAGTPL, encoded by the exons ATGCTCGGCGAGGGGGCGCTGCCCGGCCCGCCCCCCGCGGGGGACCCGCACCGGGAGGAG CAGCGCCCCCTCAAGCAGTCGCTGAGCAGCTCCCTGTGGCGGGAGTCACACTGGCGATGCCTACTGCTCACCTTGCTGATGTATGGTTGCTTTGGTGCCGTGGCCTGGTGCCACCTCTCCACCGTCACCCGCCTGGCCTTTGATGGGGCAGCCCGGGGAACCTCCACTGTCTATCacgccagcccctgctcagacGGCTATCTCTACATCCCGCTGGCCTTCCTGGCCATGCTCTACCTGCTGTACCTGGTAGAGTGCTGGCATCGCTTTGCCCAGGCCCGGCGCCAGTCCCGGGCCAGCACTGCCAGCGTGCACCAGCTGGTGCAGCACATGCAGCAGGCAGCGCCTTGCGTGTGGTGGAAGGCGGTGAGCTACCACTACATCCGTCGGACGCGCCAGGTGACCCGCTATCGCAATGGCGATGCCTACACCACCACACAGGTGTACCATGAGCGGGTCAACACCCACGTGGCTGAGAGCCACTTTGACTACATGGCCCACGGCGTGCGTGACGTCTCCAAGGAGCTGCTGGGCCTGGCTGAGCATCCGGCCACGCGCCTGCGCTTCACCAAGTGCTTCAGCTTTGCCAGCGCTCGGGCCGAGGCTGCCTACCTGGCACAGCGGGCACGCTTCTTCGGCCAGAACGAGGGGCTGGACGACTACCTGGAGGCACGAGAGGGCATGCGGCTGCAGGATGTCAACTTCCAGGAGCAGCTGATGGTCTTCCCTGAGCCAGGGCACCCTCCCTGGTTTGCCCGGCGCTGGGCCTTCTGGGCAGCCTCGCTGGCGCTTCTGTCCTGGCCGCTGCGGGTGCTAGCTGGGTATCGCACAGCCAACGTGCACTACCACGTGGAGAAGCTCTTTGGTACCGAGGATGGGCCCGGCTCCCTGGAGCCCTCTGGCTATGGGAGCCCCATCCCACGTGTGGCCACGGTGGACATGACAGAGCTGGAGTGGCACATCTGCTCCAACCGCCAGCTGGTGCCCAGCTACTCAGAGGCAGTGCTGATGGATGCTGCATTGGCAGGCCGTGCCTACCTGCGGGGCTGGCAGCGCTGCCGTCGTACACTGAGCAGCAACTCGCTCCCCTCTTGCAGCACCCGGGCCCTCTACGCCCGCCTGCCCTTCAGCCGCAGCCGCTTCTCGCTGGGCCGGAGCATCTTCCGCAGCctgagcgggggcggggcagagaggcagcccctggggaATCCACCCTGCTACCACGACGCCCTCTACTTTCCGGTGATCATCATGCGCAGTGGGGAGACGTGCCCCCCACAGGGCACCCCGGGCACAGCGGCTGGGACGCCTCTCTGA
- the YIF1A gene encoding protein YIF1A isoform X2 translates to MAYHQGYGGQGSKHRGRGPLVPPAPDPHQLFDDTSAGFPHAQGTPASGIDMGFNTLLADPMANVAVAYGSSIASQSKDIVHKEIHRFMSVNRLKYFFAVDTAYVTKKLALLLFPYAHQNWEVRYSRDTPLTPRQDINAPDLYIPSMAFITYILLAGIALGLQQRFSPEVLGMCASTAFVWVIIEVLALLLSLYLVTVQSDLTPFDLLAYSGYKYVGMILAVLGGLLFGSDGYYVALAWTSCALMYFLARSLRMKLHPSLVPDGMGHPRGGGRGQTYVTLGAAACQPLIVYWLTFHLVR, encoded by the exons ATGGCCTATCACCAGGGCTACGGGGGGCAAG GCTCCAAGCACCGAGGCCGGGGGCCCCTGGTCCCTCCTGCCCCGGACCCCCACCAGCTTTTCGATGACACCAGTGCTGGTTTCCCACATGCACAAGGCACCCCTGCCTCAGGAATCGACATGGGCTTCAACACCCTCCTGGCTGACCCAATGGCTAACGTGGCCGTGGCCTATGGCTCCTCCATTGCCAGCCAGAGCAAGGACATTGTCCACAAGGAG ATCCACAGGTTCATGTCAGTGAACAGGCTCAAATATTTTTTTGCCGTGGACACTGCCTACGTGACCAAGAAGCTGGCACTGCTGCTCTTCCCGTATGCACACCAG AACTGGGAGGTTCGGTATAGCAGGGACACACCCCTGACTCCCCGGCAGGACATCAATGCACCGGACCTGTACATCCCCA GCATGGCCTTTATCACCTACATCCTGTTGGCCGGCATAGCCCTGGGCCTGCAGCAAAG GTTCTCCCCGGAGGTGCTGGGCATGTGTGCCAGCACTGCCTTTGTGTGGGTCATTATCGAAGTCCTCGCCCTGCTCCTGAGTCTGTATCTAGTGACAGTGCAGAGCGACCTCACGCCCTTCGACCTGCTCGCTTACAGTGGGTACAAATACGTGGG GATGAtcctggctgtgctgggggggctgcTCTTTGGCAGTGATGGGTACTATGTGGCCCTTGCCTGGACATCCTGTGCCCTCATGTACTTCCTG GCACGGTCCCTGCGAATGAAGCTGCACCCGTCCCTGGTGCCAGATGGGATGGGGCATCCCAGAGGCGGTGGGCGTGGTCAGACTTatgtcaccctgggggctgctgcctGCCAGCCACTCATCGTCTACTGGCTCACCTTCCACCTGGTCCGCTGA
- the YIF1A gene encoding protein YIF1A isoform X1 — MLSAHLINVDFICIAGSKHRGRGPLVPPAPDPHQLFDDTSAGFPHAQGTPASGIDMGFNTLLADPMANVAVAYGSSIASQSKDIVHKEIHRFMSVNRLKYFFAVDTAYVTKKLALLLFPYAHQNWEVRYSRDTPLTPRQDINAPDLYIPSMAFITYILLAGIALGLQQRFSPEVLGMCASTAFVWVIIEVLALLLSLYLVTVQSDLTPFDLLAYSGYKYVGMILAVLGGLLFGSDGYYVALAWTSCALMYFLARSLRMKLHPSLVPDGMGHPRGGGRGQTYVTLGAAACQPLIVYWLTFHLVR, encoded by the exons ATGTTATCTGCACATTTGATCAACGTTGATTTTATCTGTATTGCAGGCTCCAAGCACCGAGGCCGGGGGCCCCTGGTCCCTCCTGCCCCGGACCCCCACCAGCTTTTCGATGACACCAGTGCTGGTTTCCCACATGCACAAGGCACCCCTGCCTCAGGAATCGACATGGGCTTCAACACCCTCCTGGCTGACCCAATGGCTAACGTGGCCGTGGCCTATGGCTCCTCCATTGCCAGCCAGAGCAAGGACATTGTCCACAAGGAG ATCCACAGGTTCATGTCAGTGAACAGGCTCAAATATTTTTTTGCCGTGGACACTGCCTACGTGACCAAGAAGCTGGCACTGCTGCTCTTCCCGTATGCACACCAG AACTGGGAGGTTCGGTATAGCAGGGACACACCCCTGACTCCCCGGCAGGACATCAATGCACCGGACCTGTACATCCCCA GCATGGCCTTTATCACCTACATCCTGTTGGCCGGCATAGCCCTGGGCCTGCAGCAAAG GTTCTCCCCGGAGGTGCTGGGCATGTGTGCCAGCACTGCCTTTGTGTGGGTCATTATCGAAGTCCTCGCCCTGCTCCTGAGTCTGTATCTAGTGACAGTGCAGAGCGACCTCACGCCCTTCGACCTGCTCGCTTACAGTGGGTACAAATACGTGGG GATGAtcctggctgtgctgggggggctgcTCTTTGGCAGTGATGGGTACTATGTGGCCCTTGCCTGGACATCCTGTGCCCTCATGTACTTCCTG GCACGGTCCCTGCGAATGAAGCTGCACCCGTCCCTGGTGCCAGATGGGATGGGGCATCCCAGAGGCGGTGGGCGTGGTCAGACTTatgtcaccctgggggctgctgcctGCCAGCCACTCATCGTCTACTGGCTCACCTTCCACCTGGTCCGCTGA